In one Pseudomonas sp. MM211 genomic region, the following are encoded:
- the pgl gene encoding 6-phosphogluconolactonase, translating into MAISDLEFPAGVVARSHDNSQRLAQALVDRVAGALRDAIDSHGTATLVVSGGRSPIAFFKALAQQPLPWNQVLVSLADERWVPVAHEDSNEALVRQHLLQGPAAEARLLGLYHSAGSLEEAATLTEQALNDLPPIDVLVLGMGTDGHTASLFPNSPNLDQALQADGSRRCLPMLAPAVPHQRLTLTLPLLKAARLQLLSIEGEGKLRVLEQALEHRDHKKMPISAFLGAPLEIYWCP; encoded by the coding sequence ATGGCGATCTCTGACCTCGAATTTCCCGCGGGCGTGGTTGCCCGCAGCCACGACAATTCCCAGCGCCTGGCCCAGGCTCTGGTCGATAGAGTGGCCGGCGCCCTGCGCGATGCCATCGACAGTCATGGCACCGCTACGCTGGTGGTGTCGGGCGGGCGTAGCCCGATCGCTTTCTTCAAGGCACTGGCGCAGCAACCCTTGCCCTGGAACCAGGTGCTGGTAAGCCTGGCCGACGAGCGCTGGGTGCCGGTTGCCCACGAAGACAGTAACGAGGCACTGGTGCGTCAGCATTTGCTTCAGGGGCCAGCCGCTGAAGCGCGACTGCTCGGCCTGTACCACAGCGCGGGTAGCCTTGAAGAGGCGGCGACGCTCACCGAACAGGCGTTGAACGACCTACCGCCCATCGACGTGCTGGTACTGGGCATGGGCACCGACGGGCATACCGCCTCGCTGTTCCCCAACAGCCCCAACCTCGATCAAGCGCTGCAGGCAGATGGCTCGCGCCGCTGCTTGCCGATGCTCGCGCCAGCTGTGCCACATCAGCGCCTGACCCTCACGCTGCCGCTGCTCAAGGCCGCTCGACTGCAACTGTTGTCAATCGAGGGAGAAGGAAAGTTGCGCGTGCTGGAGCAGGCGCTAGAACACCGTGACCACAAAAAAATGCCAATCAGCGCGTTTCTCGGCGCGCCTTTAGAAATTTACTGGTGCCCTTAG
- the zwf gene encoding glucose-6-phosphate dehydrogenase: MSVIPVEPCTFALFGALGDLALRKLFPALYQLDRAGLLHEDTQLLALAREGGDPATHLSAIDSHLRRYLPAKELDDVVMQRFQARLRYLSMEFLPPDAYPQLAEAVGSGRQLIAYFATPASVYGGICANLAAVGLAEGTRVVLEKPIGHDLESSRAVNDAVAAYFPETQVYRIDHYLGKETVQNLIALRFANSLFETQWNQNHITHVEITVAEKVGIEGRWGYFDKAGQLRDMIQNHLLQLLCLIAMDPPGDLSADAIRDEKVKVLKALEPMNAEQLSRHVVRGQYVGGTSDGKPVPGYLEEENSNAHSDTETFVALRADIRNWRWAGVPFYLRTGKRMAQKLSQIVIHFKEPPHYIFAPEQRQLIGNKLIIRLQPDESISLQVMTKDQGLDKGMQLRSDPLQLNFSATYGSSRIPDAYERLLLEVMRGNQNLFVRKDEIEHAWQWCDQLIAGWKKLGDPPKPYVAGSWGPMSSIALITRDGRAWYGDL; the protein is encoded by the coding sequence ATGTCCGTGATTCCCGTTGAACCTTGTACCTTCGCTCTGTTCGGCGCCCTCGGCGACCTGGCATTGCGCAAGCTGTTTCCTGCCCTCTATCAGCTCGATCGTGCCGGGCTGCTGCACGAGGATACCCAGCTGCTTGCCCTGGCGCGCGAGGGCGGTGATCCCGCCACGCACCTGAGCGCCATCGACAGTCACCTGCGCCGCTACCTGCCGGCCAAGGAGCTGGACGACGTGGTGATGCAGCGTTTCCAGGCGCGCCTGCGCTACCTGAGCATGGAATTCCTGCCACCTGATGCCTACCCGCAACTGGCGGAAGCGGTCGGTAGCGGCCGCCAACTGATTGCTTATTTCGCAACCCCCGCGTCCGTGTATGGCGGCATTTGCGCCAACCTTGCCGCGGTCGGTCTGGCCGAAGGCACCCGCGTGGTGCTGGAGAAACCGATTGGCCACGATCTGGAATCGTCCCGTGCGGTTAACGATGCAGTAGCGGCGTACTTCCCGGAAACCCAGGTTTATCGGATCGACCATTACCTGGGCAAGGAGACGGTGCAGAACCTGATTGCCCTGCGCTTCGCCAACAGCCTGTTCGAGACCCAGTGGAACCAGAACCACATCACCCACGTGGAAATTACCGTGGCGGAGAAGGTCGGTATCGAAGGTCGCTGGGGCTATTTCGACAAGGCCGGCCAGCTGCGCGACATGATCCAGAACCACCTGCTGCAGCTGCTCTGCCTGATCGCCATGGATCCACCCGGCGATCTATCGGCGGATGCCATCCGTGATGAGAAGGTCAAGGTGCTCAAGGCGCTCGAACCGATGAACGCCGAGCAGCTTTCCCGTCATGTGGTGCGTGGTCAGTACGTGGGCGGGACCAGCGACGGCAAACCGGTACCGGGTTATCTGGAGGAAGAAAACTCCAATGCCCATAGCGATACCGAAACCTTCGTTGCCCTGCGCGCGGACATCCGCAACTGGCGCTGGGCCGGCGTGCCGTTCTATCTGCGCACCGGCAAGCGCATGGCGCAGAAGCTGTCGCAGATCGTCATCCACTTCAAAGAGCCGCCGCACTACATCTTCGCTCCCGAGCAGCGGCAGTTGATCGGCAACAAACTGATCATCCGCCTGCAGCCGGACGAGAGTATTTCTCTGCAGGTGATGACCAAGGATCAGGGGCTGGACAAGGGTATGCAGCTACGCAGCGATCCGTTGCAGCTGAACTTTTCGGCAACTTATGGCAGCTCACGCATTCCTGATGCCTATGAACGGTTGCTGCTTGAGGTCATGCGTGGCAACCAGAACCTGTTCGTGCGCAAGGACGAAATCGAACATGCCTGGCAGTGGTGCGATCAGCTGATCGCCGGTTGGAAAAAACTTGGCGACCCACCTAAACCATACGTCGCCGGAAGCTGGGGGCCGATGAGCTCCATCGCCCTGATCACTCGCGACGGGAGGGCCTGGTATGGCGATCTCTGA
- a CDS encoding MurR/RpiR family transcriptional regulator: MRNLLEQIKGRLDSLNKAERKVAEVILLNPQQATRLSIASLAQAAQVSEPTVNRFCRSFGVNGYPELKMQLAQSLASGAAYVSRAVEADDGPEAYTRKIFGSAIASLDSACQSLDPNLISRAVDLLIQARQIHFFGLGASAPVALDAQHKFFRFNLAVSAHADVLMQRMLASVAHTGDLFVIISYTGRTRELVEVARLARENGASVLGLTAAGSPLAQACSLSVHIPLPEDTDIYMPMTSRIIQLTVLDVLATGMTLRRGADFQPHLRKIKESLNASRYPASEEQG; encoded by the coding sequence GTGCGCAATCTTCTCGAGCAGATCAAGGGCCGCCTCGACAGCCTCAACAAGGCCGAACGCAAGGTCGCCGAAGTGATACTGCTCAATCCGCAGCAGGCCACCCGCCTGAGCATTGCCTCCCTCGCCCAGGCCGCCCAGGTCAGCGAACCGACGGTGAACCGCTTTTGTCGCTCGTTCGGCGTCAACGGCTATCCCGAGCTGAAAATGCAGCTGGCGCAGAGCCTGGCCAGCGGCGCGGCCTACGTCAGCCGCGCCGTGGAAGCCGACGACGGCCCCGAGGCCTACACCCGCAAGATATTCGGCAGCGCCATCGCCTCGCTGGACAGCGCCTGCCAGAGCCTCGACCCGAACCTGATCAGCCGCGCCGTCGATCTGTTGATCCAGGCCCGGCAAATCCATTTCTTCGGCCTTGGCGCATCGGCGCCCGTTGCACTGGACGCCCAGCACAAGTTCTTCCGCTTCAACCTCGCGGTGTCCGCCCACGCCGATGTGCTGATGCAGCGGATGCTGGCATCGGTGGCCCATACCGGCGATCTGTTCGTGATCATTTCCTATACCGGCCGCACCCGCGAACTGGTCGAGGTGGCGCGTCTGGCGCGGGAGAATGGCGCTTCGGTGCTCGGCCTCACCGCCGCCGGCTCGCCGCTCGCACAAGCCTGCAGCCTGAGCGTGCATATCCCGCTGCCCGAAGACACCGACATCTACATGCCGATGACCTCGCGGATCATTCAGCTCACCGTACTCGACGTACTGGCAACCGGCATGACCCTGCGCCGCGGTGCGGACTTCCAGCCGCACCTGCGCAAGATCAAGGAAAGCCTCAACGCCAGCCGTTATCCGGCCAGCGAAGAACAAGGCTGA